CAAAATTCCATTGACTACCAAACTCTATTATCTTTTCCAAGATATTTTTTTGTTGATTACATTTGACAGGAAAAACTCCTTGATAGATATTTTCATATTTGTAGGTTTTTATTGCTTTTGAAAAAGCATTATGTAGTGCATTTATTCGATCTTTTAAGATATCGTTAAATCTTATGATTAATGGAGGATTGATTTCTCTACTTTTAAGTTCTTTGACAAGCTTGAAAAGATCAATCTTATTTTCAGAATTTATATCTTTAGTTACTGATATATTTCCTTTGGAATTTATAGAAAAATATTTATCCCCCCATTTGTCTATTTTGTAAGTCGAAATACTATCTTCAATAGTCCAAATATTTTTTAATTTTTTCGGCTCAAAATTGGTCACTTTATGTCTAATTGATTAATAAATGTTTTTGAAAATAACTAAAAACAATATCTATTATTTTAATGATTACTTGCCAAGTTACCACCCAAAAGTTGAATATACATAGAGTGATTATTAACTAAATGAACAAAGAGAGAACCTTTATTGCAATTAAGCCAGATGGAGTTCAAAGAGGATATGTTGCTGAGATAATTGGCAGATTTGAAAAAAAAGGATTTAAATTGGTTGGATTAAAGCAATTAATACCCTCAAAAGATCTTGCTCAAAATCATTATGGGGTACATAGAGAAAGACCCTTTTTTGGCGATTTAGTAGACTTTATTTCAAGTGGTCCTGTTGTAGCAATGGTGTGGGAAGGAGAAGGAGTTATTTTGAGTGCTAGAAAACTAATAGGTGCAACAAAACCTCTTGAAGCAGAGCCTGGAACAATTAGAGGTGATTTAGCTATTGATATTGGGAGAAATATTATTCATGGTTCTGATGGAGAAGATACCGCTAAATTTGAAATTGATCTATGGTTTAACCCTGATGAATTATGTGATTGGGAAACTTCTGATTCGAAATGGCGGTCTGAAAATTAAAATTTAAATCTCAAATCTATCTAAACTAAATTTCTCTAAAAAGCTTTTTTCTATTTCTTTGAGACTTTTATTTTGAACTATTTTCAAAAGAAGATCACTTGTTATTGCAGAAAATAAAACTCCATTTCTGTAATGTCCTGTAGCTATAAAAAGGTTTTCAATTTTTGATTTTCCAATTATTGGTTTAAGGTCTGGTGTGCAAGGCCTAAATCCCCACCAATGTTCCATTTGTGGCCAATTAATAGCTTCTGGTAATAAGGAGCAAATACCTTCTTGTAGTTCTTTTATCCCATTGGGGGTATTACCCTGATTAAATTTTGAATCTTTTTCAACTGTTGCTCCAACGATAATAAGTCCATCTTCACGAGGAACTAGATAAGTGTTTGGACCAAAAATAACTCTTTTCAAGAAATTTGTTGGACCTTGTATTGATAGCATTTGTCCCTTTATAGGAAAGACTGGAATTTTATTAAAAATTTTTTTACTCCAAGCACCACTGCATATAATTGCTTTTTCGCAGGTAATTTTTTTTTGTTCCCCAGTAGCACATAAAACTTTTGCACCAGTAATTTTGTTTTTTTCTAATATTAAATCCTCTACTTCTGATCCTTCTTGAAATTCAACTCCATGCAAGGAGCATGCTCTCTCAAGAGCACGCATTAGTCTTCTTCGGTTATCTATTTGACCATCTTGTTCAAAAAGTAAACCATGCTTCCAAATTGAAT
This window of the Prochlorococcus marinus XMU1411 genome carries:
- the ndk gene encoding nucleoside-diphosphate kinase, yielding MNKERTFIAIKPDGVQRGYVAEIIGRFEKKGFKLVGLKQLIPSKDLAQNHYGVHRERPFFGDLVDFISSGPVVAMVWEGEGVILSARKLIGATKPLEAEPGTIRGDLAIDIGRNIIHGSDGEDTAKFEIDLWFNPDELCDWETSDSKWRSEN
- the thiO gene encoding glycine oxidase ThiO; translation: MTQETKNSILIIGGGLVGLSIAYEFSKNNFKVLVLSKNRNESAGFVAAGMLATHAEGLEDELLKFGQESQSLIPKWIKSIEQDSNIECGLKKCGIVVPFKNKKDLEEFPTYKYGKYLNHKDLQKEINGMNSIWKHGLLFEQDGQIDNRRRLMRALERACSLHGVEFQEGSEVEDLILEKNKITGAKVLCATGEQKKITCEKAIICSGAWSKKIFNKIPVFPIKGQMLSIQGPTNFLKRVIFGPNTYLVPREDGLIIVGATVEKDSKFNQGNTPNGIKELQEGICSLLPEAINWPQMEHWWGFRPCTPDLKPIIGKSKIENLFIATGHYRNGVLFSAITSDLLLKIVQNKSLKEIEKSFLEKFSLDRFEI